The Vampirovibrio chlorellavorus genomic sequence TCAGAAGACTTCTTGCCGAAGTTTTTGATATTTAGCAGATCACTTTCAGACTTGGTTAATAACTCGGCGATACTGTTGATATTGGCACGTTTCAAGCAGTTGAACGCACGAACGGAGAGTTCTAGATCCTCTATGGTGATATTGGGGGCCTGAACCTCTTCCTTGCTTTCGCTCTCCGGCTGGGCCTGTGTTACCAGCGTCGGAATTCCGCTCAAAGAAGCAATGGGGACCAGGTGTTCGATCAGCAAATTGGCAGACTGGCTGAGCGCTGAGCTAACATCAATGCTGCCATTCGACCAGATTTCCAGAATCAGTTTGTCGTAATCGGTACGCTGACCAACCCGGGTATCTTCGACGGTGTAAGCCACACGACGGATGGGCATGTACACAGCATCCAGCGTCAGGGTGTCAACAGCCTTGTTCGCCGTGTTGGTGTCTGCCGGAACATAGCCTTTACCCACTTCGGCGGTCATCACAGCGTGAACGCTGGCACCTTCGCTCAGTGTGCAGATGTGCCAGTCGGGATTAACGATTTTTACATCCGCAGGGACTTCCAGATCACCGGCTACCACAGGACCCGTCTTGTCGGCATCCAGGCGAATGTAAAGCGGCTCATCGCTGTTGCTCTTGAGAACAACACCCTTGAGGTTCAACATAACATCCAAGACATCCTCAACCACACCGGGGATGGTTGTAAATTCGTGGGTTACACCTTCGATACGCACAGAAGTGATAGCGCAACCTTTTAAGCTGGACAGCAGTACACGTCTCAGGGAATTCCCCAAAGTCGTACCGTATCCTCTCTCCAGAGGCTCAATCACAAACTTACCATAAATGGAACCATCCGAATCAGTAGTAGTGTTTACACACTTGATATTCAGTTGCTGATCCATGTGATTTGTTGCTCCAAAATTAATACTTTACGAAGTAGATCAATGCGACTGTGATTAACGAGAGTAGTATTCGATGATGAGTGCTTCGTTAATGGTTTGATCCAAATCTTCGCGCTCAGGAGTACTCTTGAATTTAACCACCATGTTGGTTTCATCTACTTCTAACCAGTGTGGAACCATGGGAGAGTGGTGCGGGTTGGCTGCTTGCAGGTTTTTAGCCAATGCCTTACTTTTTTCACGGATGGCCAACAAGTCACCGGGCTTCATTTTGTAAGAAGCGATGTCTACTTTATGACCGTTGATTTCGATGTGGCCGTGGCTAATCAACTGACGCGCTTGAGGGCGGGTGGTGGCCAAGCCGGAACGATACAGAATATTGTCGACGCGACTCTCTAAGAACTGGAGCAGAATGGTACCGGTTACACCTTGACGGCGTACAGCCTTTTCATAAGTGCGACGGAACTGCTTTTCAACCAAGCCATAAATACGACGAACTTTTTGTTTTTCAGCAAGCTGCAAAGCATATTCGGACAGCTTTTTGCGCGCTGCGCCGTGCTGACCTGGCGGGTTGCTGTTTTTCATTTTGGCTGCTTTGGGGCTTATGTCCAAAATGGTGCCGGCTCTGCGGCTTTGTTTGAAAATTGAATCGCGATAACGTGCCAAGGCAAAAACTCCTATTAGGCTTTAGTAATTAAACTCTACGACGCTTGGGTGGACGGCAACCGTTGTGAGGAATGGGCGTCACATCCTTGATCAAGCTGATTTCCAAGCCAGCCACTTGCAGCGCACGAATGGCCGTTTCCCGACCGGCGCCAGGGCCACTGACATAAACCTCTGCGGAACGCATGCCGTTATCCATCGCTTTTTTAGCCACGGATTCAGCAGCGGATTGAGCAGCAAACGGGGTCCCTTTGCGAGCACCCTTGAAGCCTTCAGAACCTGAACTACCCCAGGCAATTACATTACCTTGAGGGTCGGTTGCCGAAACAATTGTATTGTTAAAAGTGGACTGAATATGAACAACGCCTTGAAGAATATTCTTCTTCTCTTTGCGTTTTGGTTTTGCAGACTTGTCAGCCATATCGACTTTATATCTCCATAATAAAGATTGTTAAAGTGAAGTTTACCTTCAGTTGAAGACCGGTTGAGATTGCTGAGCCAAAAGCAGAAGTCCTGATGGCTCATTGCTTAATCTGTGAAGGTTAAGCTTTCTTCTTCATCGGGGCAGAGCGTTTACCGCGACGAGTCCGTGCATTTGTTTTGGTACGCTGACCGCGAGTTGGCAAGCCACGTTTGTGACGTTGACCACGGTAGCAATTGATTTCAATCAAACGCTTGATATTCAAGGACTCGGAGCGACGCAAATCACCTTCAACCTGGTAATTCTTTTCGATTTCGTCCCGGAGGGCGTTAATTTCAGACTCAGTCAGATCGTCAGTCCGCTTGTCCGGGTCAATTTTAGTAATCTGCAGAATTTTACGGGCCAAGGACAGACCAATGCCGTAAATGTAAGGCAGAGCATATAACATTTTTTTGTTTCTAGGGAGATCGACTCCAACGATTCTTGCCATTAGGACTCCTGTTTAACTGGTCTTCAGAACTGATGAATAGAAAGAGGGAGGTAGCACAAGGTGTTGTGCAATTGCACACTCAAGACAAACAAAGTTAGTTTAAAAACAACGCATAATCAAGAGGGTGACTTTTATCAGGTGCAGTTTATAAACTTATGTAAAACCCTGACTGCCAGATCTTCAACAGCAAAGAGACTCTTTTGCCAGAGTCCCACAGCGTTTTACAAAGCCTTTTACCCTTGACGTTGCTTGTGCTTGGGGTTCAGGCAGATGATAGCAACCCGTTTCTTGCGACGGATTACCTTGCAATGCTCACACATTTTTTTTACAGATGTACGGACTTTCATGGTCTAACCTTCGATTTTATGGGGGATGGACTTTACTTGAGACGATAGGTGATTCTGCCACGGGTGAGGTCGTAAGGCGACAATTCAATCTTGACTTTATCGCCAGGCAGAATACGAATAAAATTTTTGCGAATTTTACCAGAAATATGGGCCAGGATCACCAAACCGTTTTCCAATTCTACCCGAAACATAGCGTTGGGTAGAGATTCATGGACGGTGCCTTCCATTTCAATGACATCTTTGGCCATAAGTATTTTTATAGGTTCCTAATAATGCGACTGGGTGTGCTGGAAATCACTTCAGGAGGGTGAGAATCTCAGGCTCTCCTTTGACAACAACTACTGTATGCTCAAAATGCGCTGAGGGCAAGTGATCTTTTGTTAGGACAGTCCACTCGTCTTCAGCTGTATAGACGTCATCGCCGCCCAGATTGAACATGGGTTCAATTGCCAGAACATTGCCCTCTTCTAAGGTGGGGCCTGCTTCGCCTGTCCTGAAATTGTGAATAAATGGTGCCTCGTGCGGTTTTTTGCCCACGCCGTGGCCGCCGTAGTTACGCACCAAGCCATAGCCATATTTTAGACAAACGTCTTCAATGGCCCCTGAAATCTCATCCAGCGGGTTACCGGGCAGCATTTTGCTGATGCCCGCCATCAAAGCCTCTTCGGTGGCCGCAAGTAACTTTAAAACTTCTGGTTTTACCGTGCCCACCGGCCAGGTGACTGCTGAATCAGAGTATAAACCCTTGTAAATCGTTCCACAGTCGACGCTGACCACGTCTCCTTCCTGAAGAATCTTGTCGGACTTAGGGATGCCGTGAACGACTTCCTCATTGACCGACACGCACAATGTGGCCGGAAAACCATAGAGTCCCTTGAAAGCAGGTACACCACCGGCCTTTCTGATATGAGCCTCTGCGATTTCATCCAGTTCCAGCGTTGAAATGCCTGGCTTGATGGCTGCCTGAACTGCTAGATGGGCTTCTGCGTTAATTTTGGCTGCCGAGCGGATCAGGCTGATTTCGTGTCTGGATTTGCGGTCAATACGTTCCGGCATGTTTAATTTCCTTGGGAAGCGGTGGTTAAGCCCAATAATGGGTGAATGATCTGCTCAATGGCTTGAGTAACTTTTTCGGGAGCCTGTTCTCCGTTGATTTCGGCGATGAGGTCTTTTTCTCTCAACAAGGCGATGAGTGGATTGGTTTCTTTTTCGTATTCCTGCAGGCGCTTGTCCACTGTCTGGGGCTCATCGTCAGCCCGTATGATGAGTTCAGCCTGATCGATGTCACAGAGCCAGATGGCCCGACCTTGGGCGTCGGTCACTGGTTGGCCGGACTCGCTCAACTTTTCTTGTCTGGGTGCGAGCCGGGCATCGTTGACATTGTAGACGTGCCGGGTATTTTCTGAGCAAAATCGGCGGCCGGTGGCTCTTGCCCTGACCACATCCAGACCCACGTTCAGGTATATGGTTTGGCTAAGGGTAGCGCCCCAGTGCTGGCATAATTTTAGCAATGCGTCTGCTTGTTCGTTGTTTCGGGGAAAGCCGTCCAGGATGAAGCCCTTGGCTTCAGGATGACTCTCGGCCAGCGCTTCAAAACCTTTTTGGAATACCTTTACAACCGTGTCAATGGGCACCAGTTTCCCATTGTTCATGTAAGACTCCAGCTCCGCCTTGAGTTCGGGGTCTTTTCCCTCTTTCATGATGGCCCGGAAAGTGGAGCCCATGTCAAACGTGGGTAGATGGTAACGGTCAGAGAGAATTTGGGTTTGGGTGCCCTTGCCACCATTGGGAGGAGCCACGAATGGGAATAAGAGTTTGTCCTTTAAAGCCGGGCTGTGATTACTCATAAGTCATCCTTTGCGGGGAGCGGGGTAATTACTTGAGGAAACCTTCGTATTGGCGGGCCAATAGGTGAACCCTGATTTGGTTCACGGTGTCAAGAGCCACACCAACCATGATGATCAGAGAGGTGGCCCCCAAGCCCTGCAGGGTGGTGATTCCGGTGATACTGGTGGCGGAGCTGGCGATTAAAGTGATGGCGGCCAGGGCAAACGCACCAATGAATGTCGTGCGACTCAGGATTTCACCCAGTTTCTCAGACGTGGGTCGTCCCGGTTTTACGCCGGGAATGGAGCTGCCGTATTTTTTGAGATTGTCCGCAATTTCCTTCGGCTGCATGCTGGGAATGATGGACGAGTAAAAGAACGTAAAGAAAACAATGAGCAAGAATTCCAACACGATGTAGGCGGGTTTACCTGCGGCCAGGTACATGGTGTAGAAGTCAAGCACATTCCGCATCAGGCCGGTGGGATTTTGCTGCTGCAGGAATGCAAAAATGGTGCTGGGGAAGGCAAGTACCGCAAAGGCGAAAATAATGGGCATAACGCCAGCCGGATTAATTTTGAAAGGAATGTGCGTGTTTTGCCCCCCGTAAATGCGATTGCCCACCTGACGCTTGGCGCTGACAATGAAGATTTTGCGGGTGGCTTCCTGCAACACAATGATTAAGCCAATGGTGACCAGATAAATCGCGAGCAAAATAACCAGAAAGAATGCTTTTTGGGCGTCATTGGATACCAGCTGCTCGGTTTGAGTCCAGTAAAAAGGAACGCGGGACAGGATGCCAGAGAAAATCAGCAGCGAACCGCCGTTACCAATCCCGCGCTCGGTGATGATCTCCGAAACCCACAGCGCAAAGACTGAACCAGCGGTCAGTGCCAGAATAGCCTGCACGTAGAATACCCAGGGCGTGATACCAGGATCAATGGCCCCTGCGCTGCCAATGAGACGCAAAATCAAACCTGCCTGAAACATGGCCAAAACCACGGTCAGGTAGCGGGTGTATTGAGAGATTTTTCGGCGGCCAGCCTCACCCTCTTCCTTCTGCAATTCCTCCAGGCGTGGAATGACCACTGTGAGAAGCTGCATGATGATGGAGGAGGTAATGTACGGGCCAATCCCAAGTGCCAACACCGAAACACTGGTCAGCGCCCCACCGGAAAACATATCCAGGAAGCCGAGCATTTGACTGCCCAGTGCCCCTTGGAGCCGTTCCGCGTGGACGCCCCAGACGGGTACTTGAACACCCAGTCTGAAGACGGCGAGCATGGTGATGGTGAATAGCAATTTGCTTTTGAGGCCGGACGCTTCCCAGATGGCCTGGATATCGCCGACTCCCGGGATTGCGCCTGCTTTGGGCTTAGCCACCGAAGAATCCTCTTAAAAATACACGGTATGGTGAAACGAATTACTTACTTTCGGCTTCAGCGCCCATCAAACGGATGGTGCCACCAGCCGCTTCAATTTTCTCACGCGCGGAAGGGGTCACATAGTGCGCTTCCACGGTGATCTTGCGCTTGACTTCGCCTTTACCCAGAATGCGGATGCCGTCGTGCTTGATCTTCATCAGGCCGCCGGTCAGCAGCAAATCGTAGGTCAATTCGTTTTCTTCCGGTAACAGGATTTGTTCCAGATCTTCTACGTTCAGTTCCAGCCACTGACGGGGGTTTACCAGCTGGAATCCGTTGATCTTGGGCATACGACGATAACCGGGCATCTGGCCACCTTCGAAACCACGTTTTCTGGAACGACCGGAACGCTGGCCTTCACCATTGTGTCCCCGGTTGGCGGTTTTACCAGCGCCGCTGGCGCGACCCCGACCCACCCGTAACTTGGCTTTGACAGAGCCTTTGGCTGGTTTTAGGTCACTCAATGTGAGAAAAGCGGCGCTTTCGGTAGCTGCTTCAGTTGATTTCTTTGCCATGATTATGCGGTCTCCACGGTGAGCAGGTGAGAAATTTTGGTGATCATGCCACGGATGATATCCGTGTCGTAATGCACCACGGTGTGATTGGTTTTGGTTAAACCCAAAGCTCTGGCCACGCGGCGGTGCTTCTCTGGGCGGCCCAATAAACTGCGGGTCAGGGTTACTTTCACCTGACGATCGCTTTTTTGTTGTTCGTTATTCGCAGACATTTGAAACTTTCTCCAACGTTAGTGGCAATTAAAGCAGAATTTCTTTGACGGTTTTGCCACGGCTGCGAGCGATTTGCTCGAAGGTGCGCAATTCAGCCAAACCTTTTAAAGTGGCGCGGGCCACGTTCAAAGGAGAGTTAGAGCCTAGGGACTTGGACAGGATGTTTTCAATGCCCGCCAGTTCCAGTAGCGCACGGGCAGCGCCACCAGCGATGACTCCGGTACCTTTGGAGGCGGGACGAAGGACCACTACGCTGCCGCCAGCTTTGGTCTTGACAGGGTGAGGAATGGTTGTGTTGTGCAAGGGAACCGTGATCAGACTCTTCTTGGCTGCGGCGACACCCTTCTGGATGGCCCCGATCACTTCGTTGGATTTGCCGATACCGATACCAACCTGACCCTTGCCGTTTCCTACGACCACAACGGCCCGGAAAGACATTTTTTTACCGCCTTTAACAACTTTAGTTACCCGGCGGATTTGAATGACCTTTTCTTTCCACTCGTTGCGCTCATCATCTTCAGCCTGGGAAGGACCTGCGTTGCGACGATCGCCGGGACGACCGGGGCCGCCACCGGGGCCACGCCCTTGACCGCCGCCTCTTCTGGGGCCGCGATCACCGCCACGTGGGGGCTGTGCTACGGGGGCCTGAGGTTGAGCAGATTCGGTTACAGCATCCTGAGCCACCTGGCTTTGCTCCTGTTGCAATTCGTTATCTTGAGACATTTCGTTTGTCATTACCTTTTCAATTCCTATGTAAAGGGCTATTGCTGCAATTGCTTGCAAGAAGTAAAGCGCATTTTTCTCGGGTTAGTTAGAAAACTGCGGGTTAGACAAGGCTTCCGTGGACACTGAATACGGTTAGAGGGGACTCTAAGGGCCAAGCCTACATTGAGGACTGTTACTCTAACAAAAGCATATGGTACTGACAAGATTTGTGTAAATTTGCCTTGTTTTTGCGTGGCGGCACTATTTTAGGGTAATCTATGTTCGGCACCCGTTTCAATGAGAGAGGTAACGCGTGGCATGAATCGTTCTGTTTTAATAGCGTCTCTGCTGTCCCTGTTTTTGGTGGTTTGGGGCTCTTTTGTCACCCGAAGTAACGCGGTTGCACCGTCCAGGCCTACTTTGGATGGGCTTTCGGCCTATCAGGGGGCAAAGCCTGTCGCTGGAGCCACTTATCGATTTGTGGCCATGGGCGATTGGGGTGCTGGCACCCCCTTTCAGAAAGATGTGGCCGCGCAGTTGGCCAAGCGTTACAAGGAAGCCCCTTATCAGGCGGTATTGTTGCTGGGCGACAATATATACCCGGATGGCAATGTCACGAAGCATGGAAAGGCCTACTTCACCGATACCTATGCTCCTTTGATTGAACAGTCGGTTCAGTTCATTGTGGCGCTGGGCAATCATGACGTCTTGGCTGGTCATCAGGATGACCAACTGCGTTTTTTCCACATGCCCGGTTATTATTACTCGGTTCACAAGCCGCTTGTTGATATTTTTGTGATTGATTCCAACCGCTTTGCCAAGGATGAAGTGCAGCAGCGCTGGCTCGCAAAGGCCCTCCATGCTTCCAGAACGCCATGGAAGGTGGTGATGGGACACCATCCCATCTACTCTTCCGGGGATCATGGGCTGAATTCTGGATTGCGTAAAACCCTGGAGCCCATTTTGGTGAAAGAAAAGGCGGATTTGTATCTGGCAGGACACGATCATGAGTATGAGCGCTTTCAGCCGATTCAAGGGGTGGTGCATCTGGTTTCCGGCGGAGGTGGCGCCTATTTGCGTAACTTTGAAAAGCCCCTGCCCGGTTCTCTGGTGCGCGTAAAAGCCCATCATTTTCTGGATTTTGAAGCCAGAGCCAATCAACTTACCCTGACGGTCATTTCCAAAACCGGAGAAATCATTGATCAGGCCTTGTGGCCCAAGCATGCCCCTGCCCAACTGCCCTCCGCCGCGGTGGTTACTCCGAAATCCGCCGCGCTGCGATAGCGCTGGCGCCTAGATACTCCAGAATACAAGGGACGGACTCAACAATGCCCTCTAGCATCTCCTCTTCCTCTCCAAAGTCGACCCGGACCAAGCGAATCTGGGGACTGCTCGCACTTAGCCTGGCCTTGTTGCTGGGAGTGCTTTTCTGGGCATTCTGGTTTGAGGATTTTGACTTTTACCGTCCCCAGACGCCCTTGCTCTGTTCCGAAGCCCCAGCGCAGGAGCGGCCCTTGCGCTTTATCGCCTTTGGGGACTTTGGACAGGGTACCCCCTTTCAGGCCCGACTGGCGGATGAAATGGTCCGGCTGAGCCACCGAAAGCCTTATGGGCTCACCCTGCTGTTGGGCGACAATATTTATCCCAACGGGGATATCAATAGACTGGCCAAATCGCATTTTGAAGATCCCTATTCGGGGTTGATTGCACAAAAAATGCGGTTTCTGGCGGCCATTGGGGATCATGATGACCGCAAGGGCCACAGAGAAGATGAAATGGCTTACTTCAAAATGCCCGGGGATTATTACAAGGTCTCTGAGGGGCCAGTAGACTTTTTTATCCTGAATACCACCTATTTTGTGCGCAATCCGGCGCAACGGGCCTGGATTGCCAAAGCGCTGGCTGAAAGCAAAGCGCCCTGGAAAGTGGTGGTGGGCCATCACCCGCTGTATTCATCCGGTCGGAATGGTAATACGGAAGGAACACGGGCCATTCTGGAACCTTTATTGGTGAAATACAATGTGGACTTGTATCTGGCAGGCCACGATCACGACTATGAACGCTTTGCGCCCATACAGGGCGTGCGTTACATTGTTTCTGGCGGCGGTGGAAGCTATTTGTACAACTTCAAGCAGATCCAGCCGTATTCCGAAGTGCGCCTGAAAACGCATCACTTCCTGTTTCTTGAAGTGACGCCCAAGCACATCTGGGTCAAGGCCATCAATCGGCACGGCGATGTGATTGATTGTCTTGACTGGGAGAAGCAACGCGCGGGTACCGATGCCAAGCCGCCCACGGAGAGTGTCTTGTAGCGGAGCCGTTTCCCTTTCGCTGATTGGGGGGGCGTGATTGGCCTTGCTTAGGGACGCCGGCGTGAACGTTGAGCATTCTTTTTCATCGTTCCATTACTACTCAACAGATTCTTGTGTATAATTTTGTTAAGTAATCGGATTGTTGGCTAAAGTTTTCCGTATCAGGTGTCGAACTTTAGGCAACACGTTACTTTCCTTTTATTTTGAACTGCCTGCCACGATGGAAGAGCGTTTCTGGCGATGAAAGTAAAAATCAAGGAACTGGCCAAAGAAAAAAAAGACTGGAGCCTGTACCGACTGGCCAAGGAGTTGGGCTTGCCGCAGCAGACCGTTTATTCCTGGGCCAGCGGGCGAACGCAGCCCAGCTATGACAACATGGATCGGCTGTGCGATATTTTGGATTGCCCGGTGGGCGACCTGTTTGAGGCGGAGCCGGTTCAGAAAAAACTGTTTTAAAAAGACTCTGCCCGTATTGAGATTAAGGACAGGCGTTGTAAGGACAGGCGTTGTAAGGACAGGCGTTGAATGTCCTGGGGCATGGCCTAATGCTGTCTGGACTTCGAGTGGGGCCGAGCCCTTTGAAGTTGACTTTACACCTGTACGCTGGGCTTTTGCCAAACGTCGCCCACCAGCACTTCTTCAATCA encodes the following:
- the rpmD gene encoding 50S ribosomal protein L30, which gives rise to MSANNEQQKSDRQVKVTLTRSLLGRPEKHRRVARALGLTKTNHTVVHYDTDIIRGMITKISHLLTVETA
- the rpsD gene encoding 30S ribosomal protein S4 translates to MARYRDSIFKQSRRAGTILDISPKAAKMKNSNPPGQHGAARKKLSEYALQLAEKQKVRRIYGLVEKQFRRTYEKAVRRQGVTGTILLQFLESRVDNILYRSGLATTRPQARQLISHGHIEINGHKVDIASYKMKPGDLLAIREKSKALAKNLQAANPHHSPMVPHWLEVDETNMVVKFKSTPEREDLDQTINEALIIEYYSR
- a CDS encoding metallophosphoesterase; amino-acid sequence: MNRSVLIASLLSLFLVVWGSFVTRSNAVAPSRPTLDGLSAYQGAKPVAGATYRFVAMGDWGAGTPFQKDVAAQLAKRYKEAPYQAVLLLGDNIYPDGNVTKHGKAYFTDTYAPLIEQSVQFIVALGNHDVLAGHQDDQLRFFHMPGYYYSVHKPLVDIFVIDSNRFAKDEVQQRWLAKALHASRTPWKVVMGHHPIYSSGDHGLNSGLRKTLEPILVKEKADLYLAGHDHEYERFQPIQGVVHLVSGGGGAYLRNFEKPLPGSLVRVKAHHFLDFEARANQLTLTVISKTGEIIDQALWPKHAPAQLPSAAVVTPKSAALR
- a CDS encoding helix-turn-helix transcriptional regulator: MKVKIKELAKEKKDWSLYRLAKELGLPQQTVYSWASGRTQPSYDNMDRLCDILDCPVGDLFEAEPVQKKLF
- a CDS encoding adenylate kinase family protein; amino-acid sequence: MSNHSPALKDKLLFPFVAPPNGGKGTQTQILSDRYHLPTFDMGSTFRAIMKEGKDPELKAELESYMNNGKLVPIDTVVKVFQKGFEALAESHPEAKGFILDGFPRNNEQADALLKLCQHWGATLSQTIYLNVGLDVVRARATGRRFCSENTRHVYNVNDARLAPRQEKLSESGQPVTDAQGRAIWLCDIDQAELIIRADDEPQTVDKRLQEYEKETNPLIALLREKDLIAEINGEQAPEKVTQAIEQIIHPLLGLTTASQGN
- the rpsE gene encoding 30S ribosomal protein S5 — encoded protein: MSQDNELQQEQSQVAQDAVTESAQPQAPVAQPPRGGDRGPRRGGGQGRGPGGGPGRPGDRRNAGPSQAEDDERNEWKEKVIQIRRVTKVVKGGKKMSFRAVVVVGNGKGQVGIGIGKSNEVIGAIQKGVAAAKKSLITVPLHNTTIPHPVKTKAGGSVVVLRPASKGTGVIAGGAARALLELAGIENILSKSLGSNSPLNVARATLKGLAELRTFEQIARSRGKTVKEILL
- the rpsM gene encoding 30S ribosomal protein S13 gives rise to the protein MARIVGVDLPRNKKMLYALPYIYGIGLSLARKILQITKIDPDKRTDDLTESEINALRDEIEKNYQVEGDLRRSESLNIKRLIEINCYRGQRHKRGLPTRGQRTKTNARTRRGKRSAPMKKKA
- a CDS encoding metallophosphoesterase gives rise to the protein MPSSISSSSPKSTRTKRIWGLLALSLALLLGVLFWAFWFEDFDFYRPQTPLLCSEAPAQERPLRFIAFGDFGQGTPFQARLADEMVRLSHRKPYGLTLLLGDNIYPNGDINRLAKSHFEDPYSGLIAQKMRFLAAIGDHDDRKGHREDEMAYFKMPGDYYKVSEGPVDFFILNTTYFVRNPAQRAWIAKALAESKAPWKVVVGHHPLYSSGRNGNTEGTRAILEPLLVKYNVDLYLAGHDHDYERFAPIQGVRYIVSGGGGSYLYNFKQIQPYSEVRLKTHHFLFLEVTPKHIWVKAINRHGDVIDCLDWEKQRAGTDAKPPTESVL
- the secY gene encoding preprotein translocase subunit SecY; translation: MAKPKAGAIPGVGDIQAIWEASGLKSKLLFTITMLAVFRLGVQVPVWGVHAERLQGALGSQMLGFLDMFSGGALTSVSVLALGIGPYITSSIIMQLLTVVIPRLEELQKEEGEAGRRKISQYTRYLTVVLAMFQAGLILRLIGSAGAIDPGITPWVFYVQAILALTAGSVFALWVSEIITERGIGNGGSLLIFSGILSRVPFYWTQTEQLVSNDAQKAFFLVILLAIYLVTIGLIIVLQEATRKIFIVSAKRQVGNRIYGGQNTHIPFKINPAGVMPIIFAFAVLAFPSTIFAFLQQQNPTGLMRNVLDFYTMYLAAGKPAYIVLEFLLIVFFTFFYSSIIPSMQPKEIADNLKKYGSSIPGVKPGRPTSEKLGEILSRTTFIGAFALAAITLIASSATSITGITTLQGLGATSLIIMVGVALDTVNQIRVHLLARQYEGFLK
- the rpmJ gene encoding 50S ribosomal protein L36, producing the protein MKVRTSVKKMCEHCKVIRRKKRVAIICLNPKHKQRQG
- the infA gene encoding translation initiation factor IF-1; protein product: MAKDVIEMEGTVHESLPNAMFRVELENGLVILAHISGKIRKNFIRILPGDKVKIELSPYDLTRGRITYRLK
- the map gene encoding type I methionyl aminopeptidase translates to MPERIDRKSRHEISLIRSAAKINAEAHLAVQAAIKPGISTLELDEIAEAHIRKAGGVPAFKGLYGFPATLCVSVNEEVVHGIPKSDKILQEGDVVSVDCGTIYKGLYSDSAVTWPVGTVKPEVLKLLAATEEALMAGISKMLPGNPLDEISGAIEDVCLKYGYGLVRNYGGHGVGKKPHEAPFIHNFRTGEAGPTLEEGNVLAIEPMFNLGGDDVYTAEDEWTVLTKDHLPSAHFEHTVVVVKGEPEILTLLK
- a CDS encoding DNA-directed RNA polymerase subunit alpha, encoding MDQQLNIKCVNTTTDSDGSIYGKFVIEPLERGYGTTLGNSLRRVLLSSLKGCAITSVRIEGVTHEFTTIPGVVEDVLDVMLNLKGVVLKSNSDEPLYIRLDADKTGPVVAGDLEVPADVKIVNPDWHICTLSEGASVHAVMTAEVGKGYVPADTNTANKAVDTLTLDAVYMPIRRVAYTVEDTRVGQRTDYDKLILEIWSNGSIDVSSALSQSANLLIEHLVPIASLSGIPTLVTQAQPESESKEEVQAPNITIEDLELSVRAFNCLKRANINSIAELLTKSESDLLNIKNFGKKSSDEVIERLQAFSLYLRPDPEGTVLPVDVE
- the rplO gene encoding 50S ribosomal protein L15; translated protein: MAKKSTEAATESAAFLTLSDLKPAKGSVKAKLRVGRGRASGAGKTANRGHNGEGQRSGRSRKRGFEGGQMPGYRRMPKINGFQLVNPRQWLELNVEDLEQILLPEENELTYDLLLTGGLMKIKHDGIRILGKGEVKRKITVEAHYVTPSAREKIEAAGGTIRLMGAEAESK
- the rpsK gene encoding 30S ribosomal protein S11; translation: MADKSAKPKRKEKKNILQGVVHIQSTFNNTIVSATDPQGNVIAWGSSGSEGFKGARKGTPFAAQSAAESVAKKAMDNGMRSAEVYVSGPGAGRETAIRALQVAGLEISLIKDVTPIPHNGCRPPKRRRV